The genomic DNA TAGTCGAGCCAGGGGGGCGTGTGGCCGAGCTGGCGGATCAGGAGGACAATCTGGGCGGTGTGGCGGACCTCGTGGGTCATGACGTGCCACATCAGTTGGTCGAGGGTAACGGTGTCGCTGGCCGGGTCGTCCTGCACGAGCTTGACCTCGCGGCCCAGGTCGGGCTCGCTGTCCAGGAAGGTGCGGGTGAGGCCCCCCACCTCGCGCCCGTAGTCGATGATCCAGCCGAGGTCGTACTGCTCGGCGCGGGGCTGGACCCAGTCGTGGGGATAACGCCCGGCCACCCCCCCCCCGAGCGCGATGCCGTGGACCCAGTGGTCTTCCACGTCGGTGACATGCAGCAGCAGGTCCTTGATGTTGTGAAAGCGGTCTCCGTCGATCAGGTGCTGGTCGAGGTCGCTGCCGGGGAGTGCCCGCAGAAAATTCCATAGCTGCTCGCGAGCGGCGGACAGGTAGGCATAGTATTCGCGGACGTTCATGGCCGCCCACAGCATACCGTGCCCCTTTCCACGCGGCGTGAAGACATTTACATCT from Deinococcus aestuarii includes the following:
- a CDS encoding DinB family protein, which gives rise to MNVREYYAYLSAAREQLWNFLRALPGSDLDQHLIDGDRFHNIKDLLLHVTDVEDHWVHGIALGGGVAGRYPHDWVQPRAEQYDLGWIIDYGREVGGLTRTFLDSEPDLGREVKLVQDDPASDTVTLDQLMWHVMTHEVRHTAQIVLLIRQLGHTPPWLDYLRFARPHTAAPAPTGEPEPELIADDEF